Proteins encoded by one window of Streptomyces clavuligerus:
- a CDS encoding SAM-dependent methyltransferase, with amino-acid sequence MADAAARLTNLVEELFGTPFPLRLRTWDGSTAGPPGGPVLVVRHRRALRRLLWRPGEVGLARGWVAGELDVDGDLYTALDQLTAFAARRRGTIGLSPRDPRQRAALRALIGLAGLLPPPPPPPEEVRRSAGVSHTRRRDRAAISHHYDVGNEFYALVLGPSMVYSCAYWDTATVTAPDGSRTGFTLEDAQRAKLDLVCRKLDLQQGMRLLDVGCGWGSMALHAAREYGVRVTGVTLSREQADHARKRVADAGLADRVEIRVQDYRDVRDGPYDAVSSIGMAEHVGAAPYLEYARQLRALLRPGGRLLNHQIARRPERAGSVYQVDEFIDRYVFPDGELSPLGSTVSALERAGFEVRDVESIREHYALTLRRWVARLEDGWERAVVLATPGRARVWRLYMAASALAFEHGRIGVNQVLAVNTPPGGASGLPLRTRTWTG; translated from the coding sequence ATGGCCGACGCCGCAGCGCGGTTGACGAACCTCGTCGAAGAGCTGTTCGGTACCCCCTTCCCGCTCCGGCTGCGGACCTGGGACGGCTCCACGGCCGGACCCCCCGGCGGCCCCGTGCTCGTGGTCCGCCACCGGCGGGCCCTGCGGCGGCTGCTCTGGCGGCCCGGGGAGGTCGGCCTGGCCCGGGGCTGGGTCGCCGGGGAACTCGACGTCGACGGCGACCTCTACACCGCGCTCGACCAGCTCACCGCCTTCGCCGCGCGGCGGCGCGGAACGATCGGCCTCTCCCCGCGCGACCCCCGGCAACGCGCCGCCCTGCGCGCCCTGATCGGCCTGGCCGGTCTGCTGCCCCCGCCACCCCCGCCCCCCGAGGAGGTCCGCCGCTCCGCGGGCGTCTCCCACACCCGGCGCCGCGACCGGGCCGCCATCAGCCACCACTACGACGTGGGCAACGAGTTCTACGCGCTCGTCCTCGGCCCGTCCATGGTCTACTCCTGCGCCTACTGGGACACCGCGACCGTCACCGCCCCCGACGGGAGCCGCACCGGCTTCACCCTGGAGGACGCCCAGCGCGCCAAGCTGGACCTGGTCTGCCGCAAACTCGACCTCCAGCAGGGCATGCGGCTGCTCGACGTGGGCTGCGGCTGGGGCTCCATGGCCCTGCACGCTGCCCGGGAGTACGGCGTCCGCGTCACCGGGGTCACCCTCTCCCGCGAGCAGGCCGACCACGCCCGCAAACGCGTCGCCGACGCCGGGCTCGCCGACCGCGTCGAGATCCGCGTCCAGGACTACCGGGACGTCCGGGACGGCCCCTACGACGCCGTCTCCTCCATCGGCATGGCCGAACACGTGGGCGCAGCCCCCTATCTGGAGTACGCCCGGCAGCTGCGCGCGCTGCTGCGGCCCGGCGGACGGCTGCTCAACCACCAGATCGCGCGCCGCCCCGAGCGGGCGGGGTCGGTCTACCAGGTGGACGAGTTCATCGACCGCTATGTCTTCCCCGACGGGGAGCTGTCCCCGCTCGGCAGCACCGTCTCGGCCCTGGAGCGCGCGGGCTTCGAGGTGCGCGACGTGGAGTCGATCCGGGAGCACTACGCCCTCACCCTGCGGCGCTGGGTGGCCCGGCTGGAGGACGGGTGGGAGCGGGCCGTCGTCCTCGCCACCCCCGGGCGGGCCAGGGTCTGGCGGCTCTACATGGCCGCGTCCGCGCTCGCCTTCGAACACGGCCGGATCGGGGTCAACCAGGTCCTGGCCGTGAACACCCCGCCCGGCGGCGCCTCGGGCCTGCCGCTGCGCACCCGCACCTGGACGGGTTGA